One region of Microbacterium rhizosphaerae genomic DNA includes:
- the map gene encoding type I methionyl aminopeptidase, with translation MIELRTPAEIEQMRPAGRFVAETLATLRDETKVGTNLLAIDRRAHDLIRRAGAESCYIDYHPSFGASPFGKVICTSINDAVLHGLPHDYTLRDGDLVSLDFAASVDGWVADSAVSFIVGTPRDEDLRLIDTTQRALAAAIAAATVGHRIGDLSAAIAAVSHGEGYEINTDFGGHGVGRVMHGDPHVPNDGKAGRGYPLRAGLVLALEPWLLATTDELVTDPDGWTLRSVDGSRGAHSEHTVAITDDGPIVLTDRSWLGVD, from the coding sequence ATGATCGAGCTGCGCACCCCCGCCGAGATCGAGCAGATGCGACCCGCGGGCCGCTTCGTGGCCGAGACGCTCGCCACCCTGCGCGACGAGACGAAGGTGGGCACCAATCTGCTCGCGATCGACCGCCGCGCGCACGATCTCATCCGCCGCGCCGGCGCGGAGTCCTGCTACATCGACTACCACCCGTCCTTCGGCGCCAGCCCGTTCGGCAAAGTCATCTGCACCTCCATCAACGACGCGGTGCTGCACGGACTCCCCCACGACTACACGCTGCGCGACGGCGACCTCGTCTCGCTCGACTTCGCGGCGTCGGTGGACGGCTGGGTCGCCGACTCCGCCGTCTCGTTCATCGTCGGCACGCCACGCGACGAAGACCTGCGCCTCATCGACACGACGCAGCGGGCGCTCGCCGCGGCGATCGCCGCCGCCACGGTGGGCCATCGGATCGGAGACCTGTCCGCCGCCATCGCCGCCGTGTCGCACGGCGAGGGCTACGAGATCAACACCGACTTCGGCGGCCACGGCGTCGGCCGGGTCATGCACGGCGACCCGCACGTGCCCAACGACGGCAAGGCCGGGCGCGGCTACCCGCTGCGGGCGGGTCTCGTGCTCGCGCTCGAGCCATGGCTGCTCGCGACGACCGACGAGCTCGTCACCGACCCCGACGGCTGGACGCTGCGGAGCGTGGACGGCTCCCGCGGGGCGCACTCCGAGCACACCGTCGCGATCACCGACGACGGCCCCATCGTCCTCACCGACCGGTCCTGGCTCGGCGTCGACTGA